The following proteins are encoded in a genomic region of Pseudanabaena sp. BC1403:
- a CDS encoding argininosuccinate synthase, translating into MGRAKKVVLAYSGGVDTSVCIPYLKQEWGVEEVITLAADLGQGDELDPIKQKALDSGASVSLVRDVTKEFVTDYAFPAIKANALYENRYPLTTALARPLIAKILVEAAEEYGADAVAHGCTGKGNDQVRFDVSIAALNPDIKVLAPAREWGMSREETIAYGERFGIASPVKKSSPFSIDRNLLGRSIEAGPLENAWNEPPEEIYAMTKAIADTPDEPTYAEIGFEKGIPVAIDGKALEPVELITALNAIAGNNGVGRIDMVENRLVGIKSREIYEAPAMLVLIHAHRDLESLALPSDLAQYKRGLEDTYGKMIYNGLWYSPLKTALDAFIDSSQERVSGTVRIKFHKGNAIIVGRQSVNSLYDEDLATYTSADQFDHKAAEGFIYVWGMPIRVWAQKNR; encoded by the coding sequence ATGGGTCGGGCGAAAAAAGTCGTACTTGCATATTCAGGCGGCGTTGATACATCTGTTTGCATTCCTTATCTCAAGCAAGAATGGGGTGTTGAAGAAGTCATTACCCTTGCAGCAGACCTAGGACAAGGCGATGAGTTAGATCCCATCAAGCAAAAAGCTCTAGATTCAGGAGCATCTGTCTCTCTGGTTAGAGATGTAACTAAAGAATTTGTCACAGACTATGCGTTTCCAGCGATTAAAGCCAATGCGCTTTATGAAAATCGCTATCCATTAACCACAGCTCTAGCACGTCCCCTCATTGCCAAGATTTTGGTGGAAGCGGCGGAAGAATATGGTGCTGATGCCGTTGCTCATGGATGCACTGGTAAAGGCAATGACCAAGTAAGGTTTGATGTGTCGATCGCTGCACTTAATCCTGACATTAAAGTTTTGGCTCCAGCCCGTGAATGGGGCATGAGTCGTGAAGAGACGATCGCCTATGGTGAAAGATTTGGGATTGCTTCACCAGTGAAGAAATCTTCACCATTCAGTATCGATCGCAACTTGCTGGGTCGCAGCATCGAAGCAGGTCCCCTCGAAAATGCTTGGAATGAGCCACCAGAAGAAATTTATGCGATGACCAAGGCAATCGCTGATACCCCTGACGAACCAACTTACGCTGAAATTGGTTTCGAGAAAGGTATTCCTGTTGCGATTGATGGCAAAGCTCTTGAGCCTGTTGAATTGATTACGGCTCTAAATGCGATCGCTGGTAACAATGGCGTTGGACGCATCGACATGGTGGAAAACCGCTTAGTGGGGATCAAGTCTCGTGAAATCTACGAAGCTCCTGCAATGTTGGTACTGATCCATGCTCACCGCGATCTTGAAAGCCTTGCTTTGCCTTCTGACTTGGCGCAATACAAGCGTGGTCTTGAAGATACCTATGGCAAAATGATTTATAACGGGCTTTGGTACAGTCCCCTCAAAACTGCCCTCGATGCTTTTATCGATAGCAGCCAAGAGCGCGTATCAGGTACTGTCCGTATCAAGTTCCATAAAGGTAACGCAATTATCGTTGGTCGTCAGTCAGTCAACTCCCTTTATGACGAGGACTTGGCAACTTATACTAGTGCTGATCAGTTCGATCATAAGGCTGCTGAAGGCTTTATCTATGTTTGGGGTATGCCTATTCGTGTATGGGCTCAGAAAAACAGATAA
- the ald gene encoding alanine dehydrogenase — protein sequence MKIGVPSEIKDREFRVGMTPAGVVTLTARSHQVFVETNAGVGSGFSDQEYIQAGAKIVATPQEVYAQEMVVKVKEPLPSEYDLLHPDLILFTYLHLAADRQLTVALIKSGATCIAYETVQLDNGQLPLLVPMSIIAGRLSVQFGAHYLTKQQGGSGVLLGGIPGVRSGHVVVLGGGVVGTEAARMAIGLGARVTILDVNLNRLGELESLFGSRVQLLYSTASNISEAVMSADLVIGAVLITGKRAPTLVKRELVQKMRSHSVIVDVAVDQGGCIETVHPTSHTSPVYEEEGVLHYGVPNMPGAVPWTATQALVNATLPYTCALADFGLDAIKRDRALAKGVNIQNGNIVYAAVAEAFPDLPKA from the coding sequence GTGAAGATCGGCGTACCGAGCGAAATTAAAGATCGTGAATTTCGGGTGGGAATGACTCCTGCGGGTGTGGTGACATTAACAGCGCGATCGCATCAAGTTTTTGTAGAGACAAATGCAGGAGTTGGCTCTGGCTTTAGCGATCAGGAGTATATCCAAGCTGGGGCAAAAATTGTCGCAACGCCACAGGAAGTTTACGCTCAAGAAATGGTGGTTAAGGTTAAGGAGCCTCTGCCTAGTGAATATGACTTGCTCCATCCAGACTTAATTCTCTTTACCTATCTCCATCTCGCCGCAGATCGCCAATTAACGGTCGCTTTAATCAAGTCGGGCGCAACTTGTATCGCCTATGAAACGGTGCAATTAGATAATGGTCAATTGCCTTTACTAGTGCCGATGAGCATTATCGCGGGGCGCTTATCTGTGCAATTTGGAGCGCATTATTTGACCAAGCAACAGGGTGGTAGTGGTGTGTTACTAGGCGGTATTCCTGGGGTGAGATCAGGACATGTGGTGGTGCTAGGTGGTGGCGTAGTTGGTACTGAAGCCGCGAGAATGGCGATCGGTTTGGGCGCAAGGGTGACAATTTTAGATGTCAATCTTAATCGTCTGGGAGAATTAGAATCTCTGTTTGGTTCGCGGGTTCAGTTGCTGTATAGCACAGCCAGCAATATTTCCGAGGCAGTGATGTCTGCGGATCTGGTCATTGGTGCAGTGTTAATCACTGGCAAACGCGCACCGACATTGGTAAAACGTGAACTTGTCCAAAAAATGCGATCGCATTCTGTAATTGTCGATGTTGCTGTGGATCAAGGTGGCTGTATCGAGACGGTGCATCCTACTTCCCACACTTCCCCTGTGTATGAGGAAGAGGGAGTTTTACATTACGGTGTGCCAAATATGCCAGGGGCTGTACCTTGGACGGCGACTCAAGCTTTGGTTAATGCGACGCTTCCTTATACTTGTGCGTTAGCGGATTTTGGTCTAGACGCGATTAAGCGCGATCGCGCTTTGGCAAAGGGCGTAAATATCCAGAATGGAAATATTGTTTATGCTGCGGTTGCCGAAGCATTTCCTGATTTGCCAAAAGCCTAG
- a CDS encoding LON peptidase substrate-binding domain-containing protein: protein MTSSSISVRELPLFPLPELVLFPGQSLPLHIFEYRYRMMINTVLESDRMFGVVMWDSETGKPANIGCVAQIVQYHRLPDDRFKLLTMGQQRFRVLEYVRETPYRVGLVEWIEDEPSSDAPFLLATEVRELLNDVIRLSQKLTDQEIELPKIPRGPIELSYWVASNFQGASLEQQSLLETLDTAGRLRREAEILSSTRSQLAARTVLKDTFK from the coding sequence ATGACTTCATCATCGATTTCTGTTCGCGAATTGCCCCTGTTCCCTCTGCCTGAGTTGGTACTATTTCCGGGGCAGTCGCTACCGCTTCATATTTTTGAGTATCGCTATCGCATGATGATCAATACTGTGCTGGAAAGCGATCGCATGTTTGGAGTAGTAATGTGGGATTCAGAGACAGGTAAACCTGCAAACATCGGCTGCGTTGCTCAAATCGTGCAGTATCATCGTTTGCCTGATGATCGCTTTAAACTTTTGACAATGGGACAACAGCGCTTTCGAGTGTTGGAATATGTGCGCGAAACTCCCTATCGAGTGGGTTTAGTCGAGTGGATTGAAGACGAACCTAGTAGCGACGCACCATTTTTATTAGCCACAGAAGTACGTGAGTTGCTTAATGACGTAATCCGTCTATCACAAAAGCTCACCGATCAAGAAATAGAGTTACCGAAGATTCCTCGTGGTCCAATCGAATTATCCTATTGGGTCGCCAGCAACTTTCAGGGTGCAAGTTTAGAACAGCAATCATTACTGGAAACTCTTGATACAGCGGGTCGGTTGCGGCGAGAGGCGGAAATTTTATCTTCAACTAGAAGTCAATTAGCTGCCCGTACAGTTTTGAAAGATACTTTTAAGTAA
- a CDS encoding PH domain-containing protein yields the protein MTKVPLPDERILFKGHPAVIGSVTRLLISIFTLGIGAIWYWLQSINTQYLITSQRIVIERGVFSKDIETLEIYQVDDIQLEKPLNQRIMGTGNMLLLTRDISAPKILLERLPIDVRELYEQMRPCVQQARFRFHVHDEENPR from the coding sequence ATGACAAAAGTACCTCTACCCGATGAGCGAATTCTCTTTAAAGGTCATCCTGCGGTTATTGGTAGCGTGACAAGGTTGCTGATTTCGATCTTTACATTAGGTATCGGTGCAATCTGGTATTGGTTGCAGTCAATCAACACGCAATATCTGATTACTTCACAACGAATTGTTATAGAGAGAGGTGTTTTCTCGAAAGATATTGAAACTCTAGAAATTTATCAAGTTGATGATATCCAGTTAGAGAAACCCCTAAATCAGCGCATTATGGGCACTGGAAATATGCTGTTGCTTACCCGTGATATCTCTGCTCCTAAAATATTATTAGAGCGCTTACCAATCGACGTGAGAGAGCTATACGAGCAGATGCGTCCATGCGTCCAGCAGGCAAGATTTCGCTTTCATGTCCATGATGAAGAAAACCCTAGATAA
- a CDS encoding energy-coupling factor transporter ATPase, with product MKAIAVLEKVSYIYPNAKDTVLKDISLTIKKGEFLGIIGATGAGKTTLCLALTGIVPQFYGGRFFGKIAIAGLDTLEHPVSELARHVGIVFEDPEIQITATSVENEIAFALENLCVPLEEILRRIPIVLKSVRLEGFEKKNPQEMSGGQKQRLAIAAALALQPDLLILDEPTSQLDPIGSQEVFATVRELKEELGVAIVMVSHAAEEMAEFCDRIALLSQGKLIAVGTPEEIYSQVDLLQHNKLRPPEVAQAFSQIQQKGINIPKIPVTLEAGIKALSELQSQIQPIEPPIFTTPIRSNKPPVLSVQNLKHTYDDGTEALKNISLDIHEGEYVLIVGQNGAGKSTLVKHFLNLLKPTSGKVLVRDRDTKDLSVSDLAQSIGYLAQNPDNQIFNTSVEKEVAFALPFLGYAPDIVKKETERSLKAMQLWEQRHAHPLSLPKGERGRIVIAALLAMNPEIIIFDEPTTGQDYQGASSILEVSRQLHRMGKTVIVITHHLYLMPDYADRAIVMGKGTILLDAPLRQAYHQTDLLESTYLTPPQSVELSQKLSEICDRDYSLITPTEFASCFSPSQI from the coding sequence ATCAAGGCGATCGCAGTTTTAGAGAAGGTTTCATATATATATCCCAACGCTAAGGACACAGTATTAAAAGATATATCGCTAACGATTAAGAAAGGAGAATTTTTAGGCATAATTGGCGCGACAGGAGCGGGGAAAACTACACTATGTCTGGCACTTACGGGCATCGTTCCCCAGTTTTATGGTGGACGTTTTTTTGGCAAAATTGCGATCGCGGGTTTAGATACCCTCGAACATCCCGTTAGCGAATTAGCACGTCATGTGGGAATTGTTTTTGAAGATCCTGAGATCCAGATTACCGCAACCTCTGTCGAAAACGAAATCGCCTTTGCACTCGAAAATCTCTGCGTTCCCCTCGAAGAAATTTTGCGGCGGATTCCCATTGTTTTAAAATCAGTACGGCTCGAAGGATTTGAGAAAAAGAATCCACAAGAGATGTCGGGAGGACAAAAACAACGCTTAGCGATCGCAGCTGCGCTTGCTCTACAACCAGATTTACTAATACTCGATGAACCGACCTCACAACTCGATCCCATTGGTTCTCAAGAAGTCTTTGCTACAGTCAGGGAATTGAAAGAAGAACTGGGCGTAGCGATCGTGATGGTTTCCCATGCTGCCGAAGAAATGGCAGAATTTTGCGATCGCATTGCCTTGCTCTCGCAGGGGAAATTAATCGCAGTTGGCACTCCAGAAGAAATTTACTCGCAGGTAGATCTGCTACAACACAACAAACTGCGTCCTCCTGAAGTCGCTCAAGCTTTTAGCCAAATCCAGCAAAAGGGAATTAATATCCCCAAGATTCCTGTTACCTTGGAGGCTGGAATTAAAGCCTTAAGTGAACTGCAATCGCAAATTCAACCAATAGAGCCGCCCATATTTACCACTCCCATTCGGAGCAATAAACCGCCCGTTCTCTCAGTCCAAAACCTAAAACATACCTACGATGACGGCACTGAAGCACTCAAAAACATCTCGCTAGATATCCATGAAGGCGAATATGTGCTAATTGTCGGACAGAATGGTGCTGGAAAAAGTACCCTTGTTAAGCATTTCCTGAATTTGCTAAAACCCACATCAGGGAAAGTATTGGTTCGAGATCGCGATACCAAAGATCTATCCGTTAGCGATCTTGCTCAATCCATTGGCTATCTCGCCCAAAATCCTGACAACCAAATCTTTAATACTTCCGTTGAGAAAGAAGTTGCTTTTGCTTTGCCTTTCCTTGGTTATGCGCCCGATATCGTCAAGAAAGAAACCGAGCGCAGTCTTAAAGCCATGCAGCTATGGGAGCAGCGCCATGCTCATCCATTATCTTTACCAAAGGGAGAACGTGGTCGCATCGTTATTGCGGCGCTATTAGCCATGAATCCTGAGATCATCATTTTCGATGAACCGACTACAGGACAAGACTATCAAGGAGCTTCTTCGATTTTAGAAGTCAGTCGTCAGCTACACCGAATGGGAAAAACCGTGATTGTAATTACCCATCATTTGTACCTGATGCCAGACTATGCCGATCGCGCGATCGTTATGGGCAAAGGTACGATTTTGCTGGATGCACCCTTACGCCAAGCCTATCATCAAACTGATTTGCTAGAGTCCACCTACCTCACGCCGCCGCAATCGGTGGAGCTATCGCAAAAGCTTAGTGAAATATGCGATCGCGACTATTCTTTGATTACCCCCACAGAATTTGCTAGTTGTTTTAGTCCATCACAAATTTAG
- a CDS encoding NAD-dependent succinate-semialdehyde dehydrogenase — protein MAIASINPVTGEVLKTFEPLTDQELDHKLALADRAFATYKHSSFCDRAQWMNQAADILEAKKTEFGIIMTIEMGKTLKSAIAEIEKCANLCRFYAEHASQFLADTIAQTDASRTLIRYQPMGIILAVMPWNFPFWQVFRFAVPCLMAGNVGLLKHASNVPQCALAIAEIFHAAGVPEGAFQTLLIGADRVANLVADSRVKAATLTGSEPAGQSLAAIAGHHLKKVVLELGGSDPFIVLKSADLDLAVSTAVIARVMNNGQTCIAAKRFIVEEAIADQFIAKFVEKFKALKVGDPMQPETDVGPLATPQILNELDLQVKATVDLGAKVLVGGYRLKEKGNFYAPTILTNIPLGAPPYQEEFFGPVASVFRVKNIDEAIALANSTSFGLGASFWSNDHQEIETAIEQIEAGAVFVNSMVKSDPRVPFGGIKRSGFGRELGLEGIREFVNIKTIWIK, from the coding sequence ATGGCGATCGCATCAATCAATCCTGTAACGGGAGAAGTATTAAAGACTTTCGAGCCTTTGACGGATCAAGAACTTGATCATAAATTGGCACTTGCTGATCGCGCCTTTGCTACCTATAAACATAGTAGTTTTTGCGATCGCGCCCAATGGATGAACCAAGCTGCCGATATTCTGGAGGCGAAAAAAACAGAATTCGGGATTATCATGACCATCGAAATGGGGAAAACACTGAAAAGTGCGATCGCGGAAATCGAAAAATGCGCTAATCTCTGTCGTTTTTATGCCGAACATGCGTCCCAATTTTTAGCGGACACAATCGCGCAAACCGATGCTAGTCGCACCCTAATTCGATATCAACCTATGGGAATTATTTTGGCGGTGATGCCTTGGAACTTTCCCTTTTGGCAAGTATTTCGCTTTGCTGTGCCTTGCTTGATGGCAGGAAATGTAGGACTGCTCAAACATGCTTCTAATGTGCCGCAATGTGCCTTAGCGATCGCGGAAATCTTCCACGCGGCAGGTGTGCCTGAAGGAGCATTTCAAACTTTGCTGATTGGGGCAGATCGCGTGGCAAATTTAGTAGCGGATAGTCGCGTCAAAGCAGCCACATTAACTGGCAGTGAACCTGCGGGACAAAGTCTAGCTGCGATCGCAGGGCATCATCTCAAAAAGGTTGTTTTGGAACTAGGGGGAAGCGATCCGTTTATTGTTCTGAAAAGTGCAGATTTGGATTTGGCGGTAAGCACCGCAGTAATAGCACGGGTAATGAACAATGGACAGACCTGTATTGCTGCGAAACGATTTATTGTCGAAGAAGCGATCGCCGATCAATTTATTGCTAAATTTGTGGAGAAATTCAAAGCTCTAAAAGTAGGCGATCCAATGCAACCTGAAACTGACGTGGGGCCACTTGCTACACCACAAATTTTAAATGAACTAGATTTGCAGGTGAAAGCCACTGTGGATTTAGGTGCAAAGGTGTTAGTTGGTGGTTATCGCCTGAAAGAGAAAGGTAATTTCTACGCGCCGACAATTTTGACCAATATTCCCTTGGGTGCGCCGCCCTATCAAGAAGAATTTTTTGGTCCTGTCGCGTCCGTGTTTCGGGTGAAAAATATTGATGAGGCGATCGCCCTTGCTAATAGCACTAGCTTTGGTTTAGGGGCAAGCTTTTGGAGTAATGACCATCAGGAAATAGAGACTGCGATCGAACAAATCGAGGCGGGTGCAGTCTTTGTTAATAGTATGGTCAAGTCCGATCCGCGTGTTCCTTTTGGGGGCATCAAGCGATCGGGTTTTGGTCGTGAGCTAGGGCTAGAAGGTATTCGCGAATTTGTGAATATTAAAACTATTTGGATTAAATAA
- a CDS encoding energy-coupling factor transporter transmembrane protein EcfT — MKLQTVKYDSLFKRLDFRSKLVVMLAVTILAFLWESPIAGGLLMLSVIASCVLAGVRLNYLGTILKVMIPFYIFLILSMGFFNVEQVKLLTHKTELTTLLSLPQTWWLVGNAKMSLEGTLYGLNIVFKTLTMILIIPLAIFTTDVNQMTVGMVRAKIPYKVVFIFSSTLRFVPLLLEEVQSIIESQRLRGLNFEKMGWLKKARVYAKVAVPLILNSLSKSQKLEIVLQSKGFSGSSNRTYLHESALTTPDYLLMIGSSLLFVIAIALYFGWGIGKFAWLLYT; from the coding sequence ATGAAATTACAAACAGTTAAGTATGACTCTCTATTTAAGCGCTTAGATTTTCGCTCTAAGTTGGTGGTGATGCTTGCGGTCACAATTCTTGCTTTCCTATGGGAAAGCCCGATCGCGGGCGGGCTTTTGATGCTGAGTGTGATTGCGTCCTGCGTTCTCGCTGGAGTCAGACTCAATTATTTAGGAACTATTTTAAAAGTAATGATTCCTTTTTACATCTTTCTGATTTTGAGTATGGGATTTTTTAATGTGGAGCAAGTTAAATTACTGACGCATAAAACAGAACTCACAACCCTCTTGAGCTTGCCACAAACATGGTGGTTAGTAGGAAATGCAAAAATGAGTTTAGAAGGAACTCTCTATGGATTAAATATTGTCTTTAAGACTCTGACAATGATTTTGATCATTCCATTGGCAATTTTTACAACGGATGTAAATCAAATGACGGTAGGTATGGTACGCGCCAAAATTCCTTATAAAGTGGTGTTTATCTTTTCATCAACCTTGCGATTTGTGCCACTTTTACTAGAGGAAGTTCAATCAATCATTGAGTCACAGCGCTTACGCGGCTTAAATTTTGAGAAAATGGGATGGCTAAAAAAAGCAAGGGTTTATGCCAAGGTTGCCGTACCTTTAATTCTCAATTCACTCTCGAAATCACAAAAATTAGAAATAGTTTTGCAATCAAAAGGGTTTTCAGGTAGTTCTAATCGTACTTATTTACATGAGTCGGCGTTAACAACTCCTGATTACCTTTTAATGATTGGTTCAAGTTTATTATTTGTAATTGCGATCGCCTTATATTTTGGCTGGGGAATTGGCAAATTTGCTTGGTTGCTCTATACCTAA
- a CDS encoding acetolactate synthase large subunit, with protein MNTAELLVKCLENEGVEYIFGLPGEENMAVLNALENSSIKFITTRHEQGAAFMADVYGRLTGKPGVCLSTLGPGATNLMTGVADANLDCAPLIAITGQVGTDRMHTNSHQYLDLVAMFEPVTKWNAQIVRPSITPEIVRKAFKLAKSEKPGAVHIDLPENIADMEVTGQPLLIKGDRNSMYASYRSLSEAALLIAQAKNPLILVGNGAIRSQASQALTDFATRLNIPVANTFMGKGVIPYRHPLALWSIGLQQRDVINCAFDETDLVIAVGYDLIEYSPKKWNPKGTIPIIHIAELTAEVDSSYMPQVEIVGDISDSLMEIMHRCDRTGRQDPHAIALRPEILATYEQYAHDDGFPIKPQKIIYDLRQVMAAEDIVISDVGAHKMWMARHYHCDRPNTCIISNGFAAMGIAIPGAIAAKLVNPERKIVAVTGDGGFMMNMQELETATRIGTPFVTLIFNDGGFGLIEWKQQIHYGRSAFIKFGNPDFVKLAESMGLKGYRVTSAMDLIPILKEALEQDVPAVIDCPVDYRENMLFSRKVGELSCPL; from the coding sequence ATGAACACCGCAGAATTATTAGTCAAATGTTTGGAAAATGAGGGCGTGGAATATATCTTTGGACTTCCTGGGGAAGAGAATATGGCAGTTCTTAATGCCCTTGAAAACTCATCGATTAAATTCATCACTACTCGCCATGAGCAGGGTGCAGCCTTTATGGCAGATGTCTATGGAAGACTGACTGGCAAACCAGGAGTATGTCTATCGACTCTAGGGCCCGGAGCCACCAATTTGATGACGGGAGTTGCTGATGCCAATTTAGATTGTGCGCCATTAATCGCGATCACAGGGCAAGTGGGAACAGACCGTATGCATACTAATTCCCATCAATACCTCGATCTGGTTGCCATGTTTGAGCCTGTAACTAAATGGAATGCACAAATTGTCCGCCCTAGTATCACACCTGAAATTGTTCGTAAAGCCTTTAAACTGGCTAAATCTGAGAAACCAGGAGCAGTGCATATTGATTTACCCGAAAATATTGCCGATATGGAAGTGACGGGTCAGCCCTTATTGATTAAAGGCGATCGCAATTCGATGTATGCATCCTATCGCAGCCTATCGGAAGCAGCTCTGTTGATTGCTCAAGCAAAAAACCCTTTGATTTTGGTGGGAAATGGTGCGATTCGTTCCCAAGCTAGTCAAGCTTTGACCGACTTTGCAACTCGCTTAAATATTCCTGTGGCAAATACCTTTATGGGTAAGGGTGTCATTCCCTATCGCCATCCTCTGGCGCTCTGGTCAATTGGTCTACAGCAAAGAGATGTGATTAATTGTGCTTTTGATGAAACGGATTTGGTAATAGCCGTTGGCTATGACTTAATCGAATACTCACCGAAGAAATGGAATCCCAAAGGCACAATTCCGATTATTCACATTGCAGAGTTGACGGCGGAAGTTGATAGCAGCTATATGCCACAGGTAGAAATTGTGGGAGATATTTCTGATTCATTAATGGAGATTATGCACCGTTGCGATCGCACAGGAAGGCAAGATCCTCACGCGATCGCCTTGCGTCCAGAGATTCTGGCAACCTATGAGCAGTACGCCCATGATGATGGGTTTCCGATTAAGCCACAAAAGATCATCTATGATCTGCGCCAAGTCATGGCAGCCGAAGACATCGTGATATCTGATGTGGGAGCGCATAAAATGTGGATGGCACGGCATTACCATTGCGATCGCCCTAACACTTGCATTATTTCCAATGGTTTTGCAGCGATGGGGATCGCTATCCCAGGTGCGATCGCCGCAAAGCTAGTCAATCCTGAGCGCAAGATTGTCGCTGTCACAGGTGATGGCGGCTTTATGATGAATATGCAGGAGCTGGAAACTGCCACTCGCATCGGTACGCCCTTTGTGACGCTGATCTTTAATGATGGCGGTTTTGGACTGATTGAATGGAAGCAACAAATCCATTACGGTCGATCGGCTTTTATCAAATTTGGTAACCCTGATTTTGTAAAACTTGCCGAAAGTATGGGTCTTAAAGGCTATCGTGTTACTTCGGCAATGGATTTAATCCCTATTCTTAAGGAAGCTCTAGAGCAAGATGTTCCAGCCGTTATCGATTGCCCTGTTGATTACCGTGAAAACATGCTTTTTTCTCGCAAAGTCGGTGAGTTATCTTGCCCGTTATAA